A window of the Roseburia sp. 831b genome harbors these coding sequences:
- a CDS encoding DegV family protein yields the protein MQEKIQIITDGSCDLARELTKEKDITVVPFYVSFDSETYLKEMVELDVRKFYQEMVDHPDVFPKTSMPSVDDYYQIFRPLAEKKIPMICICITTKFSGSMQSATTAKDMVLEEYPDAKITVIDSTVDTVLQGLYVLEACRIRDLGYSYEKMVESLLAIRESSRIFFTIGSIDYLKHGGRIGKLMGIAGSALKIKPLITLKEGEIHNSGVVRNREKSMKKVIEMLSQYIDERHVTKDEYTINIGYGYDYEEALRFREMALPMVKEKTGIEELPIFQIGATIAVHTGPYPIGFGIIKRADVV from the coding sequence ATGCAGGAAAAAATTCAGATTATAACGGACGGTTCTTGTGATCTTGCAAGAGAGCTGACCAAAGAAAAAGATATAACGGTAGTGCCATTTTATGTGTCTTTTGACAGTGAGACATATTTAAAAGAGATGGTGGAGCTTGATGTCCGTAAATTTTACCAGGAGATGGTAGACCATCCAGATGTGTTCCCAAAGACATCCATGCCGTCTGTCGATGATTACTATCAGATTTTCCGCCCACTAGCAGAGAAAAAGATACCAATGATATGTATTTGTATTACAACAAAATTCAGTGGTTCCATGCAGTCTGCCACAACAGCAAAGGACATGGTATTAGAAGAGTATCCAGATGCAAAAATTACCGTTATTGATTCCACGGTAGATACTGTTTTACAGGGTTTGTATGTCTTAGAAGCATGCCGTATCCGCGATCTTGGTTACAGTTACGAAAAGATGGTAGAAAGCCTTCTTGCCATTCGCGAATCTAGTCGTATTTTCTTTACGATTGGAAGCATCGATTATTTAAAACACGGTGGTCGTATCGGAAAATTAATGGGTATCGCAGGCAGTGCATTAAAGATAAAACCTCTCATTACTTTAAAGGAAGGGGAGATTCACAATTCAGGTGTTGTCCGTAACCGGGAAAAATCCATGAAAAAAGTAATCGAGATGCTCTCCCAGTATATCGACGAACGTCATGTGACAAAGGACGAATATACCATCAACATTGGATATGGATATGATTATGAGGAAGCACTTCGCTTCCGCGAGATGGCATTGCCAATGGTGAAAGAAAAAACTGGAATAGAGGAACTTCCAATTTTCCAGATTGGAGCAACAATTGCGGTTCATACAGGACCATATCCGATTGGATTTGGTATTATAAAAAGAGCGGATGTTGTATAA
- the hisS gene encoding histidine--tRNA ligase yields the protein MALSKKPVNGMKDILPQEMQIRDYVQQVIKETYRSFGFTPIETPCMENIANLSNKQGGENEKLIFKVMKRGEKLKLDEAKTEADITDFGMRYDLTVPLVRYYANNSNDLPSPFKSLQMGSVWRADRPQRGRYRQFMQCDIDIIGEPSNLAEIELILATTTTIGRLGFKNFEIRINERRILKAMASYSGFPEEEFDTVFIILDKMDKIGLDGVAEELAKEGYAKESIEKYLELFKGVEQAKDGLSYLASTLKDYLDPEVRQNLQEIITTVDGAKTADFKLVFDPTLVRGMSYYTGTIFEIAMPELGAACGGGGRYDKMVGKFTGQDIPACGFSIGFERIVLLLMESGFEVPMQRPKVAYLIEKNYPTEKLNAVIAKAQEERTAGKQVLVVRMNKNKKFQKEKLAAEGYKDIIEFFNHDND from the coding sequence ATGGCATTAAGTAAAAAACCGGTCAACGGAATGAAAGATATTTTACCTCAGGAAATGCAGATTCGTGATTATGTGCAGCAGGTAATCAAAGAGACATATAGAAGTTTTGGTTTTACCCCGATTGAAACACCATGTATGGAAAACATTGCCAACCTTAGCAACAAGCAGGGTGGAGAAAATGAAAAACTTATTTTCAAGGTAATGAAACGTGGCGAAAAACTCAAATTAGACGAGGCCAAAACAGAAGCAGATATTACAGACTTTGGTATGCGTTACGATTTGACCGTACCACTTGTCCGTTATTATGCGAATAATTCCAATGATTTGCCATCCCCATTCAAATCTCTTCAGATGGGAAGCGTATGGAGAGCAGACAGACCACAGCGAGGCCGTTACAGACAGTTCATGCAGTGTGATATCGATATCATCGGTGAGCCAAGCAACCTTGCTGAAATTGAGTTAATTCTTGCTACAACTACAACAATTGGAAGACTTGGATTCAAGAACTTTGAGATTCGAATCAACGAGAGAAGAATCTTAAAAGCAATGGCGTCTTACAGCGGATTCCCGGAAGAAGAATTCGATACCGTGTTTATCATTTTAGATAAGATGGATAAGATTGGTCTTGATGGTGTTGCAGAAGAACTTGCAAAAGAAGGTTATGCAAAAGAATCCATTGAGAAATACTTAGAGTTATTTAAGGGAGTGGAACAGGCAAAAGATGGTCTTTCTTACCTTGCTTCTACTTTGAAAGATTACTTAGACCCGGAAGTTAGACAGAACTTACAGGAAATCATCACAACCGTAGATGGTGCAAAGACAGCGGACTTTAAACTGGTCTTTGATCCTACCCTGGTTCGTGGAATGAGCTATTATACCGGAACTATTTTTGAAATCGCAATGCCAGAACTTGGTGCTGCCTGCGGTGGCGGCGGACGTTACGATAAGATGGTTGGCAAATTTACCGGACAGGACATTCCGGCCTGTGGATTTTCCATCGGATTTGAAAGAATTGTCTTATTGTTAATGGAAAGTGGATTTGAAGTTCCAATGCAGCGTCCAAAGGTTGCATATCTGATTGAAAAAAATTATCCGACAGAAAAATTAAATGCAGTCATTGCAAAAGCGCAGGAAGAAAGAACAGCCGGAAAACAGGTTTTGGTTGTCCGTATGAATAAGAACAAGAAGTTCCAGAAAGAAAAACTTGCAGCAGAAGGCTACAAAGACATTATCGAATTTTTCAATCACGACAATGATTAG
- the hemZ gene encoding coproporphyrinogen dehydrogenase HemZ — MIVVKVSKPEFEYDIHSLMKAFFPKENVSVSNEEKKFEEIVTMYWEITYAQENIHFLWKSYSYGDVPVDMFQDSHSRIKKRSLDEIFSQAKTEEILKEKTIVVDFSDRTETKNQLKQALYEMLSEYCNKKLPWGTLTGIRPTKIPMKLLEEGESEDAIRAHMKETYLASDEKINLSIDIAKRELAMLRRIDYKDGYSLYIGIPFCPTTCLYCSFTSYPLASWRNRMDAYLDALEKEIDFVAVKFAKKHLNSIYIGGGTPTTLEAYQLDRLIRKIKCSFDLSDCLEFTVEAGRPDSITREKLEVLYQHHITRISINPQTMKQETLKLIGRHHTVEQTIESFQMAREIGFDDINMDLIMGLPGENLEDVRHTMECIKELKPDNLTVHSLALKRAARLNMFKDQYQEYEIVNTQEHMELAEQYAKELGLEPYYLYRQKSMAGNLENVGYASKGKAGIYNVLIMEEKQTIMALGAGSTTKFVFEDEKQQGYRMERVENVKNVEEYLNRVDEMIERKIRKMEEISWH; from the coding sequence ATGATAGTTGTAAAAGTAAGTAAACCTGAATTTGAATATGATATTCATTCTTTGATGAAAGCCTTTTTCCCGAAAGAAAACGTAAGTGTTTCGAATGAGGAAAAGAAGTTCGAAGAGATTGTGACGATGTACTGGGAGATTACTTATGCACAGGAAAACATTCATTTTTTGTGGAAAAGTTATTCCTACGGGGATGTACCTGTGGATATGTTCCAGGATAGTCATTCAAGAATCAAGAAACGTTCGCTGGATGAGATTTTTTCCCAGGCTAAAACAGAGGAAATTTTAAAAGAAAAGACAATTGTAGTTGATTTTTCGGATAGAACCGAGACGAAGAATCAATTAAAACAGGCGCTCTACGAGATGCTGTCTGAGTATTGTAACAAGAAATTGCCGTGGGGAACCTTAACCGGCATCCGTCCGACGAAGATTCCGATGAAGTTGTTAGAAGAGGGCGAGAGCGAGGACGCAATCCGCGCGCACATGAAAGAGACATATCTTGCCTCCGATGAAAAAATCAATCTTTCTATTGACATTGCAAAGCGCGAACTTGCGATGCTAAGGAGGATTGATTATAAGGACGGATACAGTCTTTACATTGGAATTCCGTTCTGCCCGACGACCTGTCTTTACTGCTCGTTTACCTCTTATCCGCTTGCGTCCTGGCGAAACCGCATGGATGCTTATCTGGATGCGCTGGAAAAAGAGATTGATTTTGTAGCTGTAAAATTTGCAAAAAAACATCTCAATTCCATCTATATTGGAGGAGGAACACCGACCACGTTAGAGGCGTATCAGTTAGACCGCCTGATTCGAAAAATTAAATGTAGTTTTGATTTATCAGACTGCCTGGAATTTACGGTGGAAGCGGGAAGACCGGACAGTATTACAAGAGAAAAGCTAGAAGTTCTTTATCAACATCATATTACAAGAATTTCCATCAATCCACAGACCATGAAGCAGGAAACGCTAAAACTGATTGGCAGACATCACACAGTAGAGCAGACGATAGAGAGCTTTCAGATGGCAAGGGAGATTGGATTTGATGATATCAATATGGATTTGATTATGGGTCTTCCGGGTGAGAACCTTGAGGATGTCAGACACACTATGGAGTGTATCAAGGAATTAAAACCGGACAACCTGACCGTCCATTCACTTGCCCTAAAACGTGCGGCAAGACTGAATATGTTCAAGGACCAGTACCAGGAATATGAAATCGTCAATACCCAGGAACATATGGAACTTGCGGAGCAATATGCAAAAGAACTTGGCTTAGAGCCGTATTATTTATACCGCCAGAAAAGTATGGCTGGCAACCTGGAAAATGTCGGTTATGCGTCAAAAGGCAAAGCAGGTATCTATAATGTCTTGATTATGGAAGAAAAACAGACTATAATGGCACTTGGTGCCGGTTCTACCACAAAGTTTGTTTTTGAGGACGAAAAGCAACAAGGCTACCGCATGGAACGTGTCGAGAACGTGAAAAATGTGGAAGAGTATTTGAATCGTGTAGATGAAATGATAGAACGAAAAATCAGAAAAATGGAGGAAATCTCATGGCATTAA
- a CDS encoding MBL fold metallo-hydrolase, whose translation MAPLRVEQYVVGMVQTNCYFAINDDTKEVIVIDPGASAKELAKKVQEEQLKPVAILLTHGHFDHATGAEELAKLLQVEIYAQEAEKETLENPELNLSGWEGTQRVFHADHYLKDEQELDLAGFHIRVLHTPGHTVGGCCYYFPYQNAVFSGDTLFCTSVGRTDFPKGSASAIVRSIKEKLMPLPDETMVYTGHNELTSIGTERMYNPYL comes from the coding sequence ATGGCACCACTTAGAGTAGAACAATATGTAGTTGGAATGGTACAGACAAACTGTTATTTTGCGATAAACGATGACACCAAGGAAGTGATAGTCATTGATCCGGGTGCGAGTGCAAAAGAGCTTGCAAAAAAAGTGCAGGAAGAGCAGTTAAAACCGGTTGCAATTCTGTTAACCCATGGTCATTTTGATCATGCGACAGGGGCAGAGGAGTTAGCAAAACTTTTGCAGGTAGAGATTTATGCACAGGAAGCAGAGAAGGAAACGTTAGAGAATCCAGAACTGAATTTAAGTGGCTGGGAAGGCACACAGCGCGTTTTTCATGCGGATCATTATTTAAAAGATGAGCAGGAACTTGATTTGGCAGGATTTCACATCCGTGTGCTTCACACACCGGGTCATACGGTGGGAGGCTGCTGCTATTATTTCCCTTATCAGAATGCAGTGTTTAGTGGGGACACCCTTTTTTGCACATCGGTTGGCAGAACCGATTTCCCAAAAGGAAGTGCGTCTGCAATTGTGCGTTCCATCAAGGAAAAACTGATGCCGCTGCCGGATGAGACAATGGTCTATACCGGACATAATGAGTTGACTTCCATCGGAACTGAGCGGATGTATAACCCATATTTATAG
- a CDS encoding PadR family transcriptional regulator produces MVYNTGAALLDAIVLAVVSKEEEGTYGYKITQDVRKAIDVSESTLYPVLRRLQKDACLEVYDVECGGRNRRYYRITDAGQEKLTMYREAWEDYASKISALFNGEI; encoded by the coding sequence ATGGTTTACAATACGGGTGCAGCCCTTTTAGATGCAATTGTGTTAGCGGTTGTGTCGAAAGAGGAGGAAGGCACATACGGTTATAAAATAACCCAGGATGTCAGGAAAGCAATTGATGTTTCTGAATCAACGTTATACCCGGTTTTACGTCGGCTTCAAAAGGATGCCTGCCTGGAAGTATATGACGTGGAATGTGGAGGAAGAAACCGAAGATACTATCGGATTACGGATGCAGGCCAGGAAAAGCTGACCATGTATCGAGAGGCTTGGGAAGACTACGCTTCCAAAATATCAGCCTTATTTAACGGAGAAATATAA
- the aspS gene encoding aspartate--tRNA ligase, which yields MAESMRGLHRSHRCTEVSNKNIGETVTVMGWVQKRRNLGSLIFIDLRDRSGILQLVFNEDTVGKEGYEKAERLRSEFVIAVTGKVEKRSAAVNENLATGDIEVIASDIRILSESETPPFQIEENSQTKDDIRLKYRYLDLRRPDIQKNLMLRSKVANLMRQFMMNEGFLEIETPMLCKSTPEGARDYLVPSRVHPGHFYALPQSPQLYKQLLMCSGYDRYFQIARCFRDEDLRADRQPEFTQADMELSFVDVEDVLEVNERLLKYIFKEAIGVDVQLPLPRMPWQEAMDRFGSDKPDTRFGMELQDVSDVVKGCGFSVFTSALENGGSVRGINAKGQATMPRKKIDKLVEFAKGYGAKGLAYLAVNEDGTYKSSFAKFMTEEELKALVAAMDGQPGDLLLFAADKNKIVWNVLGALRLELAKELDLLDPNQYNFLWVTEFPLLEWSDEENRFMAMHHPFTMPMEEDWDKIDTDPGAVRAKAYDIVLNGTELGGGSVRIHQDDIQEKMFEVLGFTKERAHEQFGFLLDAFKYGVPPHAGLAYGLDRLVMHMVHAESIRDVIAFPKVKDASCLMTKAPGIVDEKQLEELNIKTLEVEEEE from the coding sequence ATGGCAGAGTCAATGCGCGGACTTCACAGAAGTCACAGATGTACCGAAGTTTCCAATAAAAACATTGGAGAAACTGTAACCGTTATGGGCTGGGTACAGAAAAGAAGAAATTTAGGAAGTTTGATTTTTATCGATCTTAGAGATCGTTCCGGAATCTTACAGCTTGTGTTCAACGAAGACACAGTTGGAAAAGAAGGATATGAAAAAGCAGAGCGTTTAAGAAGCGAATTTGTAATCGCTGTTACCGGTAAAGTGGAGAAACGTTCCGCAGCTGTAAATGAAAATCTTGCAACCGGAGATATCGAGGTCATTGCATCTGATATCCGTATTCTTTCCGAATCTGAGACACCACCTTTCCAGATTGAAGAGAACAGCCAGACAAAGGATGACATCCGTTTGAAATATCGTTACCTTGATTTAAGAAGACCTGACATCCAGAAGAACCTGATGTTAAGAAGCAAGGTAGCAAACTTAATGAGACAGTTTATGATGAACGAAGGTTTCTTGGAAATCGAGACACCAATGCTTTGTAAATCGACTCCAGAAGGAGCAAGAGACTACTTAGTACCAAGCCGTGTTCATCCGGGACATTTTTATGCACTTCCACAGTCTCCACAGCTTTACAAACAGCTTTTGATGTGCTCTGGATATGATCGTTACTTCCAGATTGCAAGATGTTTCCGTGACGAGGATCTTCGTGCAGACAGACAGCCGGAATTTACACAGGCTGATATGGAATTATCTTTCGTAGACGTAGAAGATGTCTTAGAAGTCAATGAAAGATTATTAAAATACATTTTCAAAGAAGCAATCGGCGTAGATGTACAGCTTCCATTACCAAGAATGCCGTGGCAGGAAGCAATGGACCGCTTCGGTTCTGATAAGCCAGATACCCGTTTTGGCATGGAATTACAGGATGTATCCGATGTCGTCAAAGGATGTGGATTCTCCGTCTTTACCAGTGCACTTGAAAATGGTGGTTCTGTTCGTGGTATCAATGCAAAAGGCCAGGCAACTATGCCACGTAAAAAGATTGATAAATTAGTAGAATTTGCAAAAGGTTACGGTGCAAAAGGTCTTGCTTATTTAGCAGTAAATGAAGATGGCACTTACAAGTCCTCTTTTGCAAAATTCATGACAGAAGAAGAACTGAAAGCTTTAGTTGCAGCAATGGACGGACAGCCAGGAGATTTATTACTCTTTGCAGCAGATAAGAACAAGATTGTATGGAATGTTCTTGGAGCACTCCGTTTAGAGCTTGCAAAAGAATTAGATTTGTTAGATCCAAACCAGTACAACTTCTTATGGGTAACAGAGTTCCCATTACTTGAGTGGTCAGATGAAGAAAACCGTTTCATGGCAATGCATCATCCATTTACCATGCCAATGGAAGAGGACTGGGATAAGATTGACACAGATCCAGGAGCAGTTCGTGCAAAAGCATACGATATCGTGTTAAATGGTACGGAGCTTGGTGGTGGTTCTGTCCGTATCCATCAGGACGATATTCAGGAAAAAATGTTTGAGGTTCTTGGCTTTACCAAAGAAAGAGCACATGAACAGTTTGGTTTCCTGTTAGATGCCTTCAAGTATGGTGTACCACCACACGCAGGACTTGCATACGGCTTAGACCGTCTTGTCATGCATATGGTTCACGCTGAATCCATCCGTGACGTCATTGCTTTCCCTAAGGTAAAAGATGCTTCCTGTCTCATGACAAAAGCACCTGGTATCGTGGATGAGAAACAGTTAGAGGAATTAAATATCAAAACATTAGAAGTCGAAGAAGAAGAGTAG
- a CDS encoding MalY/PatB family protein: MKYDFETLVRREDTGSEKWNEMYEKSPEVGKEVVPFSVADMEFKNAPEIMEGLKKYLDTHIMGYTCATDSYYESVIDWMKRHHGFTPQKEWIVETAGVVPALHEMVQAFTEPGDGVLIMTPVYYPFSMAVRQHDRMLVETTLVNENGTYSIDFADFEEKASREEVKLLILCSPHNPIGRIWTRDELVRIADICLKNHVFIISDEIHFDLVLPGYEHVSMGTLSDNYLNNCAICTAPSKTFNLAGFQTSNILIPNASYRNKMTGARGYFALNILGYQACELAYRYGEDWLAELLQVIDQNKKLVEQFFEQKFPQIKVSPLQGTYLMWIDFRALGMNGKELETFMQQKAEWFLDEGYIFGKAGEGFERLNLACPTWVIKEALERMEKALGELGV; the protein is encoded by the coding sequence ATGAAGTACGATTTTGAAACATTAGTTCGAAGAGAAGATACAGGTTCCGAGAAATGGAACGAGATGTATGAAAAGAGCCCGGAAGTAGGGAAAGAAGTGGTACCTTTTTCGGTTGCAGATATGGAGTTTAAGAATGCGCCAGAGATTATGGAAGGGTTAAAAAAATATCTGGATACGCATATTATGGGATATACCTGTGCGACAGATTCCTATTATGAGAGTGTGATTGACTGGATGAAGCGCCATCACGGATTTACACCGCAAAAGGAATGGATTGTTGAGACCGCGGGTGTTGTGCCGGCATTGCACGAGATGGTACAGGCATTTACAGAGCCTGGGGATGGTGTCCTTATTATGACACCGGTTTATTATCCGTTTTCGATGGCGGTAAGACAGCACGATCGTATGCTTGTTGAAACTACACTTGTAAATGAGAATGGCACATATTCGATTGATTTTGCAGATTTTGAAGAAAAAGCTTCCAGAGAGGAAGTAAAACTATTGATTTTATGCAGTCCACATAATCCGATTGGACGTATCTGGACAAGAGACGAGCTGGTTCGTATTGCCGATATTTGTTTGAAAAATCATGTGTTTATCATCAGTGATGAGATTCATTTTGACTTGGTTTTACCGGGATATGAGCATGTTTCGATGGGAACGCTTTCCGATAATTACCTGAATAACTGTGCAATCTGTACAGCGCCAAGTAAGACATTTAACCTTGCCGGATTCCAGACTTCCAATATTTTAATTCCGAATGCATCCTACCGTAACAAGATGACCGGAGCAAGAGGATATTTTGCTTTGAATATTTTAGGATATCAGGCATGCGAGCTTGCCTATCGCTATGGCGAGGACTGGCTTGCTGAGTTGTTACAGGTGATTGATCAGAATAAAAAACTGGTAGAACAGTTTTTTGAACAGAAATTTCCACAGATTAAAGTTTCTCCATTGCAGGGAACTTATCTGATGTGGATTGATTTCCGTGCGCTTGGGATGAATGGAAAAGAGTTAGAGACTTTTATGCAGCAAAAAGCAGAGTGGTTTTTAGATGAAGGATATATTTTTGGAAAAGCGGGCGAAGGATTTGAACGACTTAATTTAGCCTGCCCGACCTGGGTAATAAAGGAAGCATTAGAGCGTATGGAAAAGGCGCTTGGCGAGCTTGGAGTATAG
- a CDS encoding RelA/SpoT family protein, whose product MADISSEELEKKVREEEDSIKQMKEFESPEKLYEELIASVHKYHPSADISLIEKAYHIADEAHKGQVRKSGEPYIIHPLCVAIILAELELDKETIVAGLLHDVVEDTVMTDEEISEEFGAEVALLVDGVTKLGQLSYDADKVEVQAENLRKMFLAMAKDIRVILIKLADRLHNMRTLKYMTPEKQKEKARETMDIYAPIAQRLGISKIKIELDDLSLKYLEPEAYYDLVKQVAQRKSVRDEYVQKLVEEVRAHIKAAGIPAQIDGRAKHFFSIYKKMVNQDKTLDQIYDLFAIRIIVDSVKDCYAALGVIHEMYKPIPGRFKDYIAMPKPNMYQSLHTTLIGPTGQPFEIQIRTFEMHRTAEYGIAAHWKYKEASNNGGAVVPMTVSEEEKLSWLRQILEWQRDMSDNKEFMSLLKSDLDLFSDTVFCFTPSGDVKNLPNGSNPIDFAYSIHSAVGNKMIGAKVNGKLVPIDYVIQNGDRIEIITSQNSKGPSRDWLNLVKSTQAKNKINQWFRSSLKEENIVKGKELIASCCKAKGINLSDINKPEYQNKILRKYGFHDWNSCLATVGHGGLKEGQIVNRMYEEYKKDHIAHITDEEVLETISENKDKTPLKKSKSGIIVKGLYDVAVHFSKCCSPVPGDEIVGFVTRGRGVSIHRTDCINIINLSDMEKERLIDAEWQHDEESGSNGLYRAEIKIFGNNRTGLLVDITRVFTEREIDINAIHSKTSKQGIATIDLSFSTKGKAELTSVIDKLRQIDSIIDIERTTG is encoded by the coding sequence CTGCGGATATTTCGCTGATTGAGAAGGCATATCACATTGCGGATGAGGCACACAAGGGACAGGTGCGTAAATCTGGAGAACCTTATATCATTCATCCATTATGTGTTGCGATTATTTTAGCAGAGTTAGAACTTGATAAAGAGACGATTGTGGCAGGACTTCTTCATGATGTCGTGGAAGATACGGTGATGACGGATGAGGAGATTTCCGAGGAGTTTGGAGCGGAGGTTGCGCTGCTTGTAGATGGTGTTACCAAGTTAGGCCAGTTGTCCTACGATGCAGACAAGGTTGAGGTTCAGGCCGAAAATTTACGAAAAATGTTCCTTGCGATGGCAAAGGATATCCGTGTCATTTTGATTAAACTTGCCGACCGTCTCCACAATATGCGTACATTAAAGTACATGACACCGGAGAAGCAGAAGGAAAAAGCAAGGGAGACTATGGATATTTACGCTCCGATTGCACAGCGTCTTGGTATTTCAAAAATCAAGATTGAATTGGATGACTTGTCCTTAAAATACCTGGAACCGGAAGCATACTATGATTTGGTTAAACAGGTTGCACAAAGAAAAAGTGTCCGTGATGAGTATGTGCAAAAGCTTGTGGAGGAAGTACGTGCCCATATTAAAGCGGCAGGAATTCCGGCGCAGATTGACGGACGTGCCAAACACTTTTTCAGTATCTACAAGAAAATGGTGAACCAGGATAAGACATTAGACCAGATTTATGACTTGTTTGCGATTCGTATTATTGTAGATTCCGTGAAGGACTGTTATGCGGCACTCGGTGTCATCCATGAGATGTATAAGCCGATTCCGGGTCGTTTTAAGGATTACATTGCGATGCCAAAGCCAAATATGTATCAGTCCTTGCATACCACCCTGATTGGACCAACCGGTCAGCCGTTTGAGATTCAGATTCGTACGTTTGAGATGCACCGTACCGCAGAGTATGGTATCGCAGCTCACTGGAAATACAAAGAGGCAAGCAACAACGGCGGGGCAGTCGTGCCAATGACCGTTTCCGAGGAAGAGAAGTTAAGCTGGCTGCGGCAGATTCTGGAATGGCAGAGAGACATGTCCGACAACAAGGAGTTTATGAGTCTGCTAAAGAGCGACTTGGATTTGTTCTCTGACACCGTCTTTTGCTTTACACCATCCGGAGATGTCAAAAACCTTCCAAACGGCTCGAACCCGATTGATTTTGCATACAGTATTCATTCTGCTGTGGGTAATAAGATGATTGGTGCGAAGGTAAATGGCAAGCTTGTACCAATTGACTATGTGATTCAAAATGGTGACCGGATTGAGATTATTACCTCACAGAACTCGAAAGGACCAAGCCGTGACTGGCTGAATCTGGTTAAGAGTACACAGGCAAAAAATAAGATTAACCAGTGGTTTAGGAGCAGTTTAAAGGAAGAAAATATTGTAAAAGGAAAAGAATTGATTGCCTCCTGCTGTAAGGCAAAAGGAATCAATCTATCCGATATCAATAAACCGGAGTACCAGAATAAAATTTTGCGAAAATATGGTTTCCACGATTGGAATTCCTGCCTTGCAACGGTAGGACATGGCGGCTTAAAAGAAGGTCAGATTGTCAACCGTATGTATGAGGAATACAAGAAAGACCATATTGCACACATCACAGATGAAGAAGTCCTTGAGACGATTTCCGAGAATAAGGATAAAACACCGCTTAAGAAGTCAAAGAGCGGCATTATTGTAAAAGGTCTTTATGACGTTGCAGTTCATTTTTCAAAATGCTGCAGCCCGGTTCCTGGCGATGAGATTGTCGGATTTGTCACAAGAGGCCGAGGTGTTTCCATTCATCGAACTGATTGTATCAACATTATCAATCTATCCGATATGGAAAAGGAGCGCCTGATTGATGCGGAATGGCAGCACGATGAAGAATCCGGCAGCAATGGATTATACCGTGCCGAGATTAAGATATTCGGAAATAACAGAACTGGCTTACTTGTGGATATCACACGTGTATTCACAGAGCGGGAAATCGATATCAATGCGATTCATTCAAAGACAAGCAAGCAGGGAATCGCAACAATTGATTTATCTTTCAGTACAAAAGGAAAAGCAGAATTAACCAGCGTAATTGACAAATTGCGTCAGATTGACAGTATTATTGATATTGAAAGAACCACCGGCTAA